A window from Cydia pomonella isolate Wapato2018A chromosome 8, ilCydPomo1, whole genome shotgun sequence encodes these proteins:
- the LOC133520322 gene encoding zinc finger protein 418-like produces MTCSSPSIPSPIPPRSPTALPIWSPLLALQACRLRRYLSDDCMTYQNRHLLHSERRRCGVCLASFPSTWLLERHAALQHASQTSCDDKPFVCEQCGQSYRYRSAYVKHREQNHRARLPADKLFTCDVCGMQFRYLKSFKKHRLNHTLERLHTKNTDQSDSLDQVSSTNEALLGRCGEMDLSIKKKNRPESTRSPPIEVHDEQDSTVDSNGPSDSIVTVDDSTDCRNSSAESESKRDDTPSEERRRVPVSFASVSSIADSSESESRADSKHDSASPHSGIMGFLQSDDRQRDRERRFACPFCGKCVRSKENLKLHVRKHTGERPFVCLFCGRAFGGKSDLTRHLRIHTGERPYHCEACGKCFARADYLSKHLTTHVHNAR; encoded by the coding sequence ATGACATGCAGTTCACCCAGTATCCCGAGTCCCATTCCACCGCGAAGCCCTACCGCTCTACCGATCTGGTCCCCGTTACTCGCGTTACAAGCATGCCGCTTACGCAGGTATCTTAGCGATGACTGCATGACTTACCAAAACAGGCACCTCCTCCACTCGGAGAGACGCCGATGTGGAGTATGCCTCGCCTCATTTCCCTCTACGTGGCTCCTGGAGCGCCACGCCGCCCTGCAGCACGCGTCGCAGACCTCTTGCGACGATAAACCATTTGTTTGCGAACAATGTGGACAAAGCTACAGATATAGGTCCGCTTATGTAAAACACAGAGAGCAAAATCACCGAGCTAGGCTACCGGCTGACAAACTATTCACCTGCGACGTCTGCGGAATGCAGTTCCGCTACCTAAAGTCATTCAAAAAACACCGTCTGAACCATACTTTAGAGCGACTTCACACAAAGAACACCGATCAGAGTGACAGTTTGGATCAAGTTTCTAGCACAAACGAGGCTTTGTTAGGTCGCTGTGGTGAAATGGACCTTTccattaaaaagaaaaacagaCCTGAAAGCACCAGAAGCCCTCCGATTGAAGTTCATGATGAACAAGACAGTACCGTTGATTCGAATGGCCCATCAGACTCCATAGTGACAGTTGACGATTCGACTGACTGCAGGAACTCGAGTGCCGAAAGTGAGAGCAAACGAGACGACACTCCCTCGGAAGAGAGAAGGCGCGTTCCAGTTTCATTTGCCAGCGTTAGTTCAATCGCAGATAGTTCAGAGAGCGAGTCTCGAGCTGATAGCAAACATGACAGCGCGAGTCCACATTCGGGAATTATGGGATTCTTGCAAAGTGATGATAGGCAACGAGATAGGGAGAGGAGATTTGCATGCCCATTTTGCGGGAAATGCGTTAGgtccaaagagaatttaaagtTGCACGTGAGGAAGCACACCGGGGAGCGACCGTTCGTGTGTTTGTTCTGCGGGCGCGCGTTCGGGGGCAAGAGCGACCTGACTCGGCACCTCCGTATTCACACCGGTGAGAGGCCGTACCACTGCGAGGCCTGCGGCAAGTGCTTCGCGCGGGCCGACTACCTGTCCAAGCACTTGACCACTCACGTGCACAACGCGCGCTGA